In the Acaryochloris thomasi RCC1774 genome, CAGTTATTAAAAAGTTTTCTGATACTGTTGATTGGTTGGTAAAGGATGTTAGGAAATTACGTGGAATCATAGTATCAGGCACAGCAACTAAAGATTTTGAGGATCCTTGCACTTTTTCCATTGAGGATCGCAAGGATTTGAAGAAATTAATTGAAAGTGCTGCAGAGAAATATGGATGGAAATTATTTCCATTTAACCAGCCGAAAGTTAATGAACGCCTTTTTGATGAAAAGTATATTATAAGTAATTCATCGAGTTGCTCTGTTGCGCAGCGAGTAGAGAGCCTTAACTATGATGGTAGTAATGTCGGTAAATGTGTATTGAGAGATGATACTTTATGTGAAACATGTGTCTGCAATATTTCCGGTTTAGCGCAGGCTATTAATCTGGTTGATATAAGAACAATATCGGGAGTTTTGCGTGCGACTTATGGCTAGCTATAGAAATGAGTCTTTGCGGATATACCGTAGAATTTTCTGTCTTTTGACTTTCCATATTTCTACTCTAATTATTTCTCCAGCTTCGGCCCAGATTGTTCCTGATTCTACGCTTGGAAATAATTCGTCGATCGTGCAGAAACGTCAGAATACTAATGGGAATTCATCTTCTCTTATCACGGGTGGAAGTAGAAGTGGCTCAAATCTTCTACATAGTTTTAATGAATTTAATGTTGGGGAGGGGCAGTCTGTATTTTTTGATAACCCGTCAGCGATAAACACAATTATTTCTAGAGTGACAGGAAATAATACAACACGAATTTTAGGCTTGTTGGGTGTACGGGGGACAGCTAGACTATTTTTGCTAAATTCTAATGGTATTTTCTTTGGTTCCAATGCAGCAATTAGTTTGAACAATTCTTTTTTAGTTAGTACAGCTAATAGAATTGGATTTCTGGATGATT is a window encoding:
- a CDS encoding filamentous hemagglutinin N-terminal domain-containing protein, with product MASYRNESLRIYRRIFCLLTFHISTLIISPASAQIVPDSTLGNNSSIVQKRQNTNGNSSSLITGGSRSGSNLLHSFNEFNVGEGQSVFFDNPSAINTIISRVTGNNTTRILGLLGVRGTARLFLLNSNGIFFGSNAAISLNNSFLVSTANRIGFLDDSSLFTRPPLNSTEVLSRSRPSRLIFDSRTGPIRVKGLGNNLSDLAVMPIDNPIIFPFGLSVSPDSTIALIGGNVEFDSGVLRSFGGNIEIGGVRGHADIRLIFLTGSL